Within Cylindrospermum stagnale PCC 7417, the genomic segment AAATTTTAGCCCGTGCCAAATTTACACCTATTGACGGTCAAAGCTATCAAGTCATGTTTGAAGGTCAAGGGAAAAAACGCGGTGATAAACCAGTGTTTCAAATCGCCACCCTTTACCCAGCTAGTTACATCATTGAACGGCTGAATCATTTACGCAAATCACCAACTACAAGAGGTTTATTAACTGATATAGCTAATGAATTTCCCCGTGATATCGCGGCTCAAAATCGCTCAATAGATAGCCGTCGTAATGGTTCATTAAACAGAGTAGTAAGGCAATATTTTGGCGATAAAGGCAACAATAACCCAGTCCTCAACTTTAGACACGGTGAAGAACAAGACAACTGTAAAGCACTGAGAGCGGCTTACTTGGCACTGGCTACAGAGCGCGATTGTGAAGGCAGCATAGGCGCTAAAATGCTACACGCCGCAAAGTTGGCAGGACACTTTACCAACGAAAACCCCAATGATGGAGACTTGAATCACTTAGTAACTACTCTAGGTTACGCTGATTATGTAGTAACAAATACTGTCAATTTTCCAGATGCACCTACAAAAGATAAGCTGAGTAAAATTTCAGTTTTAGAATCAAACTTAGAAGAAATTCGAGAGATTCAAAAACAGCATAATTTACCCAATCAACAATCAGTTATTAGTCATTTAGTAGAGTCTTATTTAAACCGTCTAGATACTGCAAAAGAGCTTGTAGAAGCCAGAAAATTAATTACTGAGTTGCAAATTGAGAACGCCAAACTAAATCAAGATAATAGCAATATGCAAGCACAAATCACAGAATTACAATCAGAAAACCTACAACTACAACAAAAGGAAATAGAAATGTTATCTACAGAATCAGAGACTCAAAATAGCACCGTGTCATTACTAGAAGTTCAAGCAATGTTATTGCCACTAGTTCAAAGAATTGAGGCATTAGAAGCTGGACAAGTTAGCCAAACAGTTAAACCAGTGCAAGCCGTCAAAGTAGAGGTTAAAGAGGATATTGACTGGCAAGCCGTCAGCAATGCTGAACTGTGGAATAATGCAGACGGTAAAACCAACCGCGCTAAAGGTGCGAGTGAAGAAAAAATCAGAAGATGTTATGAGGCAATTTGCTTGTATAACAACACTGTAGCCACTGGAGATAATGACAGATTAGCCATTACTAACCAAGCTTTAAGAACTCTGTCAGGTGTCAATGGTTTAGCAATTGGGGAATGGATAAAAGCTCACTCAGAGGAAATTATCAGCCATCACAGTAAATACAGGATGGAGAACCCCAAAGATGCCAGCAAGGTAGAAACCTACTACAACAAGCGACACGGAGCGGAAAAGATAGCGGATATCTTGGGGCTGATCAACACAGAATTACTGGAAGGGGAAGCGATGAGAATAAATGTGTAACGCCGCGTTATGGCATTGCATAATGTTTTCTTATCAGAT encodes:
- a CDS encoding protelomerase family protein, whose protein sequence is MSKAVQEKVNQLFEAVKDLTSYDEIRPYCEEFNEWLNTETNYSKASLGTVFSRTGFHKIFKSIPLLQGQNAELVPKRDREGNVKGHELKHYVLLLCGLDDSDWQERNKSEKVIGRLGNSQELNPDEYLELTGKLLESLDPHELAVGLIAATGRRPHEILARAKFTPIDGQSYQVMFEGQGKKRGDKPVFQIATLYPASYIIERLNHLRKSPTTRGLLTDIANEFPRDIAAQNRSIDSRRNGSLNRVVRQYFGDKGNNNPVLNFRHGEEQDNCKALRAAYLALATERDCEGSIGAKMLHAAKLAGHFTNENPNDGDLNHLVTTLGYADYVVTNTVNFPDAPTKDKLSKISVLESNLEEIREIQKQHNLPNQQSVISHLVESYLNRLDTAKELVEARKLITELQIENAKLNQDNSNMQAQITELQSENLQLQQKEIEMLSTESETQNSTVSLLEVQAMLLPLVQRIEALEAGQVSQTVKPVQAVKVEVKEDIDWQAVSNAELWNNADGKTNRAKGASEEKIRRCYEAICLYNNTVATGDNDRLAITNQALRTLSGVNGLAIGEWIKAHSEEIISHHSKYRMENPKDASKVETYYNKRHGAEKIADILGLINTELLEGEAMRINV